From uncultured Roseateles sp., the proteins below share one genomic window:
- the grxC gene encoding glutaredoxin 3: MAAVKMYTTQVCPYCIRAKSLLKQRGVDQIEEIRIDLDPVQRNEMMNLTGRRTVPQIFIGDTHVGGCDDLMALDQRGGLQALLQA, encoded by the coding sequence ATGGCTGCCGTGAAGATGTACACCACCCAGGTCTGCCCGTACTGCATACGGGCCAAGTCCCTGCTCAAGCAGCGCGGCGTGGACCAGATCGAAGAAATCCGCATCGACCTCGATCCGGTGCAGCGCAACGAGATGATGAACCTGACCGGCCGGCGCACCGTGCCGCAGATCTTCATCGGCGACACCCATGTGGGGGGGTGCGACGACCTGATGGCGCTCGATCAGCGCGGCGGTTTGCAGGCGCTTCTTCAGGCCTGA
- the gpmA gene encoding 2,3-diphosphoglycerate-dependent phosphoglycerate mutase — translation MYKLVLIRHGESTWNLENRFTGWTDVDLTATGVEQAKQSGRLIKEAGLDFDIAYTSVLKRAIWTLWHSLDQMDRTWLPVVKDWRLNERHYGGLQGLNKGETAKKYGDEQVLVWRRSYDTPPPVLDANDPRSERSDRRYAKLRPEDVPLTECLKDTVARVLPAWNDSIAPAILSGQRVVIAAHGNSIRALVKYLDKIGDDEIVGVNIPNGIPLVYELDAELKPIKSYYLGDAEAAAKAAAAVASQGKA, via the coding sequence ATGTACAAGCTCGTGCTCATCCGCCATGGCGAATCGACCTGGAATCTGGAAAACCGCTTCACCGGCTGGACCGATGTAGACCTGACGGCCACCGGCGTCGAGCAGGCCAAGCAGTCGGGTCGACTGATCAAGGAAGCGGGGCTGGATTTCGACATTGCCTACACCTCGGTGCTGAAGCGCGCGATCTGGACGCTGTGGCACAGCCTGGATCAGATGGACCGCACCTGGCTGCCGGTGGTCAAGGACTGGCGCCTCAACGAGCGCCACTACGGCGGCCTGCAGGGCCTGAACAAGGGCGAGACGGCGAAGAAGTATGGCGACGAGCAGGTGCTGGTCTGGCGCCGCAGCTATGACACGCCGCCGCCGGTGCTGGACGCCAACGACCCGAGAAGCGAGCGCTCGGACCGCCGCTATGCCAAGCTCAGGCCCGAAGACGTGCCGCTGACCGAATGCCTGAAAGACACCGTGGCCCGCGTGCTGCCAGCCTGGAACGACAGCATCGCCCCGGCGATCCTGAGCGGCCAGCGCGTCGTCATTGCCGCCCACGGCAACAGCATCCGCGCGCTGGTCAAGTACCTGGACAAGATCGGCGATGACGAGATCGTCGGCGTCAATATCCCCAACGGCATTCCGCTGGTCTACGAACTGGACGCCGAACTGAAGCCGATCAAGAGCTACTACCTGGGCGATGCCGAGGCTGCGGCCAAGGCCGCGGCGGCAGTCGCAAGCCAGGGCAAGGCCTAA
- a CDS encoding biotin synthase, with product MTDPTPRHGGNPLLDPRAVARQLRRLAALPQAPWLHADIARRMAERLVVIKLQPEVLLNWWGFLGDSREALSLAYPKARQIWVEPTEALRQRSAEQVRRSWWAGLTRSAPAIEVQDERGLAPAAAQMLWANMVLHAAPDMPTQLQRWQAALAVDGFVMFSCLGPDSLRELRPLYRALGWGAPLQEWVDMHDIGDMMVEAGFADPVMDQERISLTWATPEALLKDLRLLGGNAAALRFEGLRTPRWRARLEQALLPLAGPDGRLRLSLEVIYGHAFKAAPRLRMAQEVSLSADSLRTMAKQGAKRTT from the coding sequence ATGACCGATCCGACCCCCCGCCACGGCGGCAATCCGCTGCTGGACCCTCGTGCCGTCGCCCGACAGCTGCGTCGCCTTGCCGCCTTGCCGCAAGCCCCCTGGCTGCATGCCGACATCGCCCGGCGCATGGCCGAGCGCCTGGTGGTGATCAAGCTGCAGCCCGAGGTGCTGCTGAACTGGTGGGGCTTTCTGGGTGACAGCCGCGAAGCGCTGAGCCTGGCCTACCCCAAGGCCAGGCAGATCTGGGTCGAGCCCACCGAGGCGCTGCGCCAGCGCAGCGCCGAGCAGGTACGCCGCTCCTGGTGGGCCGGCCTGACGCGCAGTGCGCCGGCCATCGAGGTACAGGACGAACGGGGGCTGGCGCCGGCGGCGGCGCAGATGCTGTGGGCCAATATGGTGCTGCATGCCGCGCCCGATATGCCGACCCAGCTGCAGCGCTGGCAGGCGGCGCTGGCCGTCGATGGTTTCGTGATGTTCTCCTGCCTCGGCCCGGACAGTCTGCGCGAGTTGCGGCCGCTGTACCGGGCGCTGGGCTGGGGCGCGCCGCTGCAGGAGTGGGTCGATATGCACGATATCGGCGACATGATGGTCGAGGCCGGTTTCGCCGATCCGGTGATGGACCAGGAGCGCATCAGCCTGACCTGGGCAACGCCCGAGGCCTTGCTGAAGGATTTGCGCCTGCTGGGCGGCAATGCCGCAGCACTGCGCTTCGAGGGGCTGCGCACGCCGCGCTGGCGCGCCCGCCTTGAGCAGGCCCTGCTGCCGCTGGCCGGGCCGGACGGCCGCCTGCGCCTGAGCCTGGAGGTGATCTACGGTCACGCCTTCAAGGCAGCGCCACGGCTGCGCATGGCGCAGGAGGTCAGCCTGTCGGCCGACAGCCTCAGGACCATGGCCAAACAGGGCGCAAAGCGCACCACCTGA
- a CDS encoding rhodanese-like domain-containing protein: MKFLLDNWILVLMALASGSMLLWTTFGRGVAAGAVSTAEAVRLINREKAVLIDVCEPAEFAAGHAVGAKNVPLATIDGSKSLPSNKALPLVVMCATGARATRAAAMLKKAGHANVQPVSGGLAAWREANLPVEKSAA; encoded by the coding sequence GTGAAGTTTCTTCTCGACAACTGGATTCTGGTTCTGATGGCGCTCGCTTCGGGCTCGATGCTGCTGTGGACGACCTTTGGCCGTGGCGTGGCCGCCGGCGCCGTGTCCACCGCCGAGGCGGTACGGCTGATCAACCGCGAAAAAGCGGTGCTGATCGATGTCTGCGAGCCGGCCGAGTTTGCTGCCGGCCACGCGGTCGGTGCCAAGAACGTGCCCCTTGCCACAATCGACGGCAGCAAGAGCCTGCCCAGCAACAAGGCCCTGCCCCTGGTGGTGATGTGCGCAACCGGCGCACGCGCCACCCGCGCCGCCGCTATGCTCAAAAAGGCGGGTCATGCGAATGTGCAGCCCGTGTCGGGTGGCCTGGCGGCCTGGCGCGAAGCCAATCTGCCGGTTGAGAAGTCAGCCGCCTGA
- a CDS encoding NAD(P)H-dependent glycerol-3-phosphate dehydrogenase produces the protein MNISILGAGAWGTALAVQASLRHDVCLWARDAAWVEQACNSRVNERYLPGVALPQGLTPTADLAAAIAHAQGGLIIVATPMAGLRGMLEQLPDGACVLWLCKGFEAGTGLLGHEIAREVQPRLRVGILSGPSFAQEVAAGQPTALVAASLDAELAQLAVDAFHSERLRVYTSSDPVGVEVGGAVKNVMAIAVGLADGLRLVAEAAGDVSAAPGLNARAALITRGLAEMMRLGQALGARTETFMGLSGMGDLVLTATGDLSRNRQVGLLLAQGLSLEAILKQLGHVAEGVYSAATVLARARSKGVDMPITEAMVAVLQGRLTPQAALDLLMGRQARPEH, from the coding sequence ATGAATATCAGCATTCTCGGGGCCGGCGCCTGGGGCACGGCCCTGGCCGTGCAGGCCAGCCTGCGCCATGACGTCTGCCTGTGGGCGCGTGATGCGGCCTGGGTCGAGCAGGCGTGCAACAGCCGCGTCAACGAACGCTATTTGCCCGGTGTGGCGCTGCCGCAAGGCCTGACCCCCACCGCCGACCTGGCCGCTGCCATCGCCCATGCACAGGGCGGACTGATCATCGTGGCCACGCCCATGGCCGGTCTGCGCGGCATGCTGGAGCAGCTGCCTGATGGCGCCTGCGTGCTGTGGCTGTGCAAGGGCTTCGAGGCCGGCACCGGCCTGCTGGGCCATGAGATCGCCCGCGAGGTGCAGCCGCGGCTGCGGGTGGGCATTCTGTCGGGCCCGAGCTTTGCCCAGGAAGTGGCCGCCGGCCAGCCGACTGCCCTGGTGGCAGCCAGTCTGGACGCCGAACTGGCCCAGCTGGCCGTCGATGCCTTTCACAGCGAGCGCCTGCGCGTCTACACCTCCAGCGACCCGGTGGGCGTGGAGGTGGGCGGCGCGGTGAAGAATGTGATGGCCATTGCCGTGGGGCTGGCCGATGGCCTGCGGCTGGTGGCCGAAGCGGCCGGCGACGTGTCTGCCGCGCCGGGGCTGAATGCCCGCGCAGCGCTGATCACCCGCGGCCTGGCCGAGATGATGCGCCTGGGCCAGGCGCTGGGCGCGCGCACCGAAACCTTTATGGGCCTGTCCGGCATGGGCGATCTGGTGCTGACCGCCACCGGCGATCTGTCACGCAACCGCCAGGTCGGCCTCTTGCTGGCCCAGGGCCTGAGCCTGGAGGCCATCCTCAAGCAGCTGGGCCATGTGGCCGAGGGCGTGTACAGCGCCGCCACCGTGCTGGCCCGTGCCCGCAGCAAGGGCGTGGACATGCCCATCACCGAGGCCATGGTGGCCGTGCTGCAGGGGCGGCTGACACCGCAGGCGGCCCTGGATCTGCTGATGGGGCGGCAGGCCCGGCCCGAACACTGA
- a CDS encoding PEP-CTERM sorting domain-containing protein: protein MKHLLLSAALALSLHTAQAVTLINDTAVALPGTTVAAEPQLAGPILEDKLTNFSIAGLGITGHIQSRVVRSSVDGTLDFYWRVFNDATSQGNIGNFRIGEFYAPEYNANWRIDGLGDVAPMSAYLFGGIYAGKGYVNFQFFDPAGGDGNLAPGQSSMFIVLDTTAIYYKELSIMDTANRGTTQVSELLSTFGPSAVPEPASYLLFGLGLAVLGLARRRLSQALTRA, encoded by the coding sequence ATGAAACACCTGCTGCTGAGCGCCGCGCTCGCCTTGTCCCTGCACACCGCCCAGGCGGTGACACTGATCAACGACACCGCCGTGGCGCTGCCCGGCACCACCGTCGCGGCCGAGCCGCAACTGGCCGGTCCGATACTGGAAGACAAGCTGACCAATTTCAGCATCGCGGGTCTGGGCATCACCGGCCATATCCAGTCGCGCGTGGTGCGCAGCTCGGTGGATGGCACGCTGGACTTCTACTGGCGCGTGTTCAACGACGCGACGTCCCAGGGGAACATCGGCAACTTCCGCATCGGCGAGTTCTACGCCCCCGAATACAACGCCAACTGGCGCATCGACGGGCTGGGCGACGTGGCGCCGATGAGCGCCTATTTGTTCGGCGGCATCTACGCCGGCAAGGGCTATGTGAACTTCCAGTTCTTCGACCCGGCCGGCGGCGACGGCAACCTCGCACCGGGCCAGTCGTCGATGTTCATTGTGCTCGACACCACGGCCATCTACTACAAGGAGCTGTCCATCATGGACACGGCCAACCGCGGCACGACGCAGGTCTCCGAGCTGCTGAGCACCTTCGGACCGAGCGCCGTGCCTGAGCCGGCCAGCTACCTGCTGTTCGGCCTGGGCCTGGCGGTGCTGGGGCTGGCGCGCAGGCGTTTGAGCCAGGCACTCACTCGGGCTTGA
- the coxB gene encoding cytochrome c oxidase subunit II — translation MKTMNVLEVGRRLGQLGVTLGATLATQAALAVNDLPGGPAVNQIDLHPPVTKIATEQMWLHNFMMIICLVIFVAVFGVMFYSIFKHRKSKGAVPANFHESVKVEIAWTLTPFIIVIFMALPATKVVVAMKDTTNADLTIKATGYQWKWGYDYLKGEGEGVGFLSTLDTAQREMSDAGKPQGDNYLLKVDNPLVVPVGKKVRIITTANDVIHAWMVPAFGVKQDAIPGFVRDTWFRAEKTGDFYGQCAELCGKEHAYMPIHVKVLSAVDYTAWVNGKKKELAAKADDPTKVWKQEDLIARGEKIYAANCAACHKADGKGAGPIKPLDGSPVVLNEDKLKQVAVLLNGQNNGAMPSWKQLSDTEIAAVITYTKNNWSNKTGQAVQPAEVLAQRK, via the coding sequence ATGAAGACGATGAACGTACTTGAAGTCGGGCGCAGGCTGGGGCAGCTTGGGGTGACCCTGGGCGCGACGCTGGCGACGCAAGCGGCCCTGGCGGTGAATGACTTGCCCGGGGGGCCCGCGGTCAATCAGATCGATCTGCACCCGCCGGTCACCAAGATCGCGACCGAGCAGATGTGGCTGCACAACTTCATGATGATCATCTGCCTGGTGATCTTCGTGGCCGTGTTCGGCGTGATGTTCTATTCGATCTTCAAGCACCGCAAGTCCAAGGGCGCGGTGCCGGCGAACTTCCACGAGAGCGTGAAGGTTGAAATTGCCTGGACCCTGACCCCCTTCATCATCGTCATCTTCATGGCCCTGCCGGCCACCAAGGTGGTGGTGGCGATGAAGGACACCACCAATGCCGACCTGACCATCAAGGCCACCGGCTACCAGTGGAAATGGGGCTATGACTACCTCAAGGGCGAGGGCGAAGGCGTGGGCTTTCTGTCCACCCTGGACACCGCCCAGCGCGAAATGTCCGACGCCGGCAAGCCCCAGGGCGACAACTACCTGCTGAAGGTGGACAACCCGCTGGTGGTGCCCGTGGGCAAGAAGGTGCGCATCATCACCACCGCCAATGACGTGATCCACGCCTGGATGGTGCCGGCCTTCGGCGTCAAGCAGGACGCCATCCCCGGCTTCGTGCGCGACACCTGGTTCCGTGCCGAGAAAACCGGCGATTTCTATGGCCAGTGCGCCGAGCTGTGCGGCAAGGAGCATGCCTATATGCCCATCCATGTGAAGGTGCTGTCGGCTGTCGACTACACCGCCTGGGTGAATGGCAAGAAGAAGGAACTGGCGGCCAAGGCCGATGACCCGACCAAGGTCTGGAAGCAGGAAGACCTGATCGCCCGCGGTGAGAAGATCTATGCCGCCAACTGCGCGGCCTGCCACAAGGCCGACGGCAAGGGCGCCGGCCCGATCAAGCCGCTGGACGGCTCGCCGGTGGTGCTCAACGAAGACAAGCTCAAGCAGGTGGCCGTGCTGCTGAATGGCCAGAACAACGGCGCGATGCCGTCCTGGAAGCAGCTGAGCGACACCGAGATCGCTGCCGTCATCACGTACACCAAGAACAACTGGTCCAATAAAACGGGTCAAGCGGTGCAGCCGGCCGAAGTGCTGGCCCAGCGCAAGTGA
- a CDS encoding universal stress protein, producing MLNILLPSDGSELALDAVHHVLRLAQEGLQLSVVLANVQEPTYLYEMVLAPGAELLEASLAAGMHALAPAQALLDAAGLPYENEVGSGDPAHTLLDIAERYGCDVIVLGARGIGGLRDALLGSVSKTLLHDAPIPVTVVRHAEPAEAPDEDEAEASIES from the coding sequence ATGCTGAACATCCTGCTGCCTTCGGACGGTTCCGAACTGGCCCTTGACGCCGTCCACCATGTGCTGCGGCTGGCGCAGGAGGGGTTGCAGCTCAGTGTGGTGCTGGCCAATGTGCAGGAGCCGACCTATCTGTACGAGATGGTGCTGGCGCCCGGCGCCGAGCTGCTGGAGGCGAGCCTCGCCGCCGGCATGCATGCCCTGGCGCCGGCCCAGGCCCTGCTGGACGCGGCGGGCCTGCCCTACGAGAACGAGGTCGGCAGCGGCGACCCGGCCCACACCCTGCTGGATATCGCCGAGCGCTATGGCTGCGACGTGATCGTGCTCGGCGCCCGCGGTATCGGCGGCCTGCGCGATGCGCTCCTGGGCTCGGTGTCCAAGACCCTGCTGCATGACGCGCCGATCCCGGTCACCGTGGTCAGGCATGCCGAGCCGGCGGAAGCGCCGGACGAGGATGAGGCCGAAGCCTCCATCGAGTCTTAG
- a CDS encoding tripartite tricarboxylate transporter substrate binding protein codes for MQRRNFIQSAVAGAAVLSAPAWAQPWPSRPIKLLVPFPPGSSPDLIARAVAEPLAAALGQPVVVDNRPGAGGNVGTGVVAKAEPDGYTFLFTIQGPLVTAPLLSKQLGYDPIKDLAPVTLVATSPNLLVVDPKLGANNLADFVRIAREKKGALNYGSVGNGSAAHLAMELFKTRSGADLLHVPYQGFPQVVNAILAGQVQAGFMVPGIAMGQVRAGKLKALGVTTLGRVGALPEIPTLAEQGFANFEAISWQAVLAPAKTPQPIINRVSAELVRIIKSDELRTRMLGQYFSAAGTTPDALAALIKSERDSWARVIKAAGVKPE; via the coding sequence ATGCAACGCCGTAACTTCATTCAGTCTGCCGTGGCTGGCGCCGCCGTGCTCAGCGCCCCGGCCTGGGCCCAGCCATGGCCGTCCCGGCCGATCAAGCTGCTGGTGCCGTTCCCGCCCGGCAGTTCGCCCGACCTGATCGCGCGCGCCGTGGCCGAGCCGCTGGCCGCCGCGCTGGGTCAACCGGTGGTGGTGGACAACCGCCCCGGCGCCGGGGGCAATGTGGGCACCGGCGTGGTGGCCAAGGCCGAGCCGGATGGCTACACCTTCTTGTTCACCATCCAGGGCCCGCTGGTGACGGCGCCGCTGCTGAGCAAGCAGCTGGGCTATGACCCGATCAAGGATCTGGCACCGGTGACGCTGGTTGCCACCTCGCCGAACCTGCTGGTGGTGGACCCCAAGCTGGGCGCCAACAATCTGGCCGACTTCGTGCGCATCGCCCGCGAGAAGAAGGGCGCGCTGAACTACGGCAGCGTCGGCAACGGCAGCGCCGCCCATCTGGCGATGGAGCTGTTCAAGACGCGCAGCGGCGCCGATCTGCTGCATGTGCCCTACCAGGGCTTCCCTCAAGTGGTCAATGCCATCCTGGCCGGCCAGGTGCAGGCGGGCTTCATGGTGCCCGGCATCGCCATGGGCCAGGTGCGCGCCGGCAAGCTCAAGGCGCTGGGCGTGACCACCTTGGGACGCGTTGGCGCGCTGCCGGAGATTCCGACCCTGGCCGAGCAGGGCTTTGCCAACTTCGAGGCCATCTCCTGGCAGGCCGTACTGGCGCCGGCCAAGACGCCGCAGCCCATCATCAACCGTGTCTCGGCAGAGCTGGTGCGCATCATCAAGAGCGATGAACTGCGCACCCGCATGCTGGGCCAGTATTTCAGCGCCGCCGGCACCACGCCCGATGCGTTGGCGGCCTTGATCAAGAGCGAGCGCGACAGCTGGGCCAGGGTGATCAAGGCGGCGGGCGTCAAGCCCGAGTGA
- the secB gene encoding protein-export chaperone SecB produces the protein MSDDNNTPVFQIQRMYLKDMSLEQPNSPGILLEQTQPQVDINLNLAAEPVADGIFEVAVTATVTTKVGDKTLFLIEAKQAGIFEIRNVPAEQLEGIIGIVCPQMIYPYLRAVVSDICTRAGFPPVLLSEVNFQAMFEAQQQQRAAMAAGADATSLPN, from the coding sequence ATGTCCGACGACAACAACACCCCCGTGTTCCAGATTCAGCGCATGTACCTGAAAGACATGTCGCTGGAGCAGCCGAATTCGCCCGGCATCCTGCTGGAGCAGACCCAGCCCCAGGTTGACATCAACCTGAACCTGGCCGCCGAGCCGGTGGCCGACGGCATCTTCGAAGTGGCCGTCACTGCCACCGTCACGACCAAGGTCGGCGACAAGACGCTGTTCCTGATCGAGGCCAAGCAGGCCGGTATCTTCGAGATCCGCAATGTGCCGGCCGAACAGCTGGAAGGCATCATCGGCATCGTCTGCCCGCAGATGATCTACCCCTATCTGCGTGCCGTGGTGTCGGACATCTGCACCCGTGCCGGCTTCCCGCCGGTGCTGCTGTCGGAAGTCAACTTCCAGGCCATGTTCGAAGCTCAGCAGCAGCAACGCGCTGCGATGGCCGCTGGCGCCGACGCCACGTCGCTGCCGAACTGA
- a CDS encoding phosphoribosyltransferase family protein → MPDIAAIPPSSQGRWRSWLGLCPALCALCHSACHAAVCGDCLLRHGQPAPRCLGCALRVPAGVARCGACLHHDHALDLSMAGVDYGFPWDGLLQAFKFGGRPELAELLLDRLDAALDAAHPPAPDWLLPVPLALQRLRERGYNQSWELARRLARRRGLRCDAGLLLRTRDTPHQIALPAEQRASNMRGAFAVEPLRLAELRGRSVALVDDVMTTGATLRELARVLKVAGAVHVQAWTIARTPLNP, encoded by the coding sequence GTGCCCGACATCGCCGCAATCCCGCCCTCGAGCCAAGGCCGCTGGCGGAGCTGGCTGGGCCTGTGCCCGGCCTTGTGTGCGCTGTGCCATAGCGCCTGTCACGCTGCGGTCTGCGGCGACTGCCTGCTGCGCCATGGGCAGCCGGCCCCACGCTGCCTGGGCTGTGCGCTGCGCGTGCCGGCGGGCGTGGCGCGCTGCGGCGCCTGCCTGCACCACGACCACGCGCTGGACCTGAGCATGGCCGGCGTGGACTACGGCTTCCCCTGGGACGGCCTGCTGCAAGCCTTCAAGTTCGGTGGCCGACCCGAACTTGCGGAACTGCTGCTCGACCGGCTGGATGCCGCCCTCGACGCGGCACATCCGCCCGCCCCCGACTGGCTGCTGCCGGTGCCGCTGGCCCTGCAGCGGCTGCGCGAGCGCGGCTACAACCAGAGCTGGGAACTGGCCAGGCGGCTGGCGCGACGCCGGGGGCTGCGCTGCGACGCCGGCCTGCTGCTGCGCACCCGCGACACCCCACACCAGATCGCCCTGCCGGCCGAACAGCGCGCTTCCAATATGCGCGGCGCCTTCGCCGTCGAGCCGCTGCGCCTGGCCGAGCTGCGCGGCCGTTCGGTGGCCCTGGTCGATGACGTCATGACGACCGGCGCCACCCTGCGGGAATTGGCCCGTGTGCTCAAGGTTGCCGGCGCGGTCCATGTGCAGGCATGGACAATCGCGCGGACGCCGTTAAACCCCTAG
- the trmL gene encoding tRNA (uridine(34)/cytosine(34)/5-carboxymethylaminomethyluridine(34)-2'-O)-methyltransferase TrmL — protein sequence MFHIVLVHPEIPPNTGNIIRLAANTGCSLHLIEPLGFSMEDKLLQRAGLDYHEYTAVLRHASWEAFVASAQPEASRMFAFTTRGSRPFAEVAWQPGDYLVFGSETAGLPEATRQHFAPAQRVRLPMRPGQRSLNLSNSVAVAVFEGWRQNGYSGAG from the coding sequence ATGTTCCACATCGTGCTCGTGCACCCCGAGATTCCGCCCAACACCGGCAACATCATCCGCCTGGCCGCCAACACCGGCTGCAGCCTGCATCTGATCGAGCCGCTGGGTTTCTCGATGGAGGACAAGCTGCTGCAGCGCGCCGGGCTGGACTATCACGAATACACGGCGGTGCTGCGGCATGCGAGCTGGGAGGCCTTTGTCGCCAGCGCACAGCCCGAAGCCTCAAGAATGTTCGCCTTCACCACCCGAGGCTCGCGGCCCTTCGCCGAGGTCGCCTGGCAGCCGGGGGACTATCTGGTATTCGGCTCGGAAACGGCGGGCCTGCCCGAGGCCACACGCCAGCACTTCGCGCCGGCCCAGCGCGTGCGCCTGCCGATGCGCCCGGGCCAGCGCAGCCTGAACCTCAGCAACAGCGTGGCAGTGGCGGTATTCGAGGGTTGGCGGCAGAACGGCTACAGCGGCGCCGGCTGA